The Thermotoga sp. SG1 genome includes a window with the following:
- the glgD gene encoding glucose-1-phosphate adenylyltransferase subunit GlgD, producing the protein MRVLGLILAGGKSDRLWPLTKVRASAAVPVFGKYRAIDFTLSNMVNSGIRKVGILTQYNPRSLMDHLGAGKEWDLDRKSGGLFILQPYVGPNREVWYRGTADAIFQNMTILRRGEEDHVLIGSGDHIYKMIYKDMFNYHLKRGADITLLVKELDETYNLSEYGIVQLDQDMRVVEIEEKPAKPKGNIAFLGVYFLNKELLKELLYATVPQGKYDLLLDVVIPNLDKLKVYAYRFDGYWRNVKKGIHEYYRINMDILKKEVRDELFYRNGKVYTKLKDLPPPKFTSTAIVENSLIADGSVIAGTVRNSVVFRNVRIKVGAVVENSIIMENTVVEEGAVLRNVIIDKNCIVREGRVVEGSGDLPVFEKRAVL; encoded by the coding sequence ATGAGAGTGCTCGGTTTGATCCTCGCTGGTGGAAAGAGCGACAGATTGTGGCCTCTGACGAAGGTCAGAGCCAGTGCTGCTGTTCCTGTTTTCGGAAAGTACAGAGCGATAGATTTCACGTTGAGTAACATGGTGAACTCCGGTATCAGAAAAGTCGGTATCCTGACCCAGTACAATCCAAGAAGCCTCATGGATCATCTGGGGGCCGGGAAAGAGTGGGACCTCGACAGGAAAAGCGGTGGTCTCTTCATCCTTCAACCCTACGTTGGACCGAACAGGGAAGTGTGGTACAGGGGAACGGCGGATGCCATCTTTCAGAACATGACCATCTTGAGGCGAGGGGAAGAAGATCACGTTCTCATAGGATCGGGAGATCACATCTACAAGATGATCTACAAGGATATGTTCAATTACCATCTCAAAAGAGGGGCGGACATCACACTGCTTGTGAAAGAACTGGATGAAACCTACAACTTGAGCGAGTATGGAATCGTACAACTCGATCAGGATATGAGGGTTGTGGAGATAGAGGAAAAACCCGCAAAACCGAAGGGGAACATTGCGTTTCTCGGAGTTTATTTTCTCAACAAAGAGCTTCTCAAAGAACTTCTTTACGCGACCGTTCCACAGGGAAAATACGATCTTCTACTCGATGTGGTGATACCAAATCTGGACAAATTGAAGGTGTACGCTTACAGGTTCGATGGGTACTGGAGAAATGTGAAGAAAGGAATACACGAATACTACAGAATAAACATGGACATCTTGAAAAAGGAAGTCCGTGATGAACTGTTCTACAGAAACGGCAAGGTATACACGAAGCTGAAGGATCTTCCACCTCCAAAGTTCACATCGACCGCCATTGTGGAAAACTCCCTGATAGCCGATGGAAGCGTGATCGCCGGTACCGTGAGAAATTCTGTTGTGTTCAGAAACGTCAGAATAAAGGTTGGTGCGGTCGTGGAGAACTCGATAATCATGGAAAACACGGTTGTGGAGGAAGGTGCGGTTCTGAGAAACGTGATAATCGATAAGAACTGTATTGTGCGGGAAGGACGGGTCGTGGAAGGCAGTGGTGATCTTCCTGTTTTCGAGAAAAGGGCTGTTCTGTGA
- a CDS encoding UDP-N-acetylmuramoyl-L-alanyl-D-glutamate--2,6-diaminopimelate ligase: MTISTIVSILKDQILKVNAPMDLEISGISNHTSKVKRGDLFICRKGEKFDSHEIIPEVIEKGAVAVAVEREVNFDVPSILVFDSRYFEAKLASLFFEDPWKDTLTFGITGTNGKTTTTLMIYHMLTSMGVKGSALTTVVKNVLGRTYYEDITTPDAITVLSAMKENKDGGGKFFALEVSSHALVQKRVEGVRFDVGIFTNISRDHLDFHGTFENYLKAKLHLFDLLKDDGFAVLNESLSDALHRRVRKVTFGTSRNANYRLGNIEVSWEGTSFVLETPDGFLKVFTRAIGDFNAYNAAAAIVALHQLGFDPKELAESLESFTGVEGRFEVVKAAKKLGFNVIVDFAHSPDALEKLLKNVRKISKGRVIVVFGAGGNSDRGKRPMMSRIASELADVVILTTDDPRGEDPEQIMEDLIKGVDKNKPYLVLFDRKEAIETALTIANRGDTVVVAGRGHEKYQIISDEKKIPFHDREVIEEILREKLRGRKFVQ; encoded by the coding sequence ATGACTATATCAACAATCGTCTCGATTTTGAAAGATCAAATTCTGAAGGTCAACGCCCCTATGGATCTGGAAATCTCTGGAATCTCCAACCACACTTCCAAGGTAAAGAGAGGAGATCTTTTTATCTGCAGAAAGGGAGAAAAGTTCGACTCCCATGAGATAATTCCAGAAGTAATCGAAAAAGGAGCTGTGGCCGTTGCGGTGGAAAGAGAAGTGAATTTCGATGTTCCAAGCATCCTGGTCTTCGATTCGAGGTACTTTGAAGCAAAGCTGGCGAGTCTGTTCTTCGAGGATCCCTGGAAGGATACCCTCACCTTCGGAATCACGGGCACGAACGGGAAAACAACCACAACGTTGATGATCTATCACATGCTCACATCGATGGGAGTGAAGGGGAGCGCCCTCACCACAGTGGTAAAGAACGTTCTTGGAAGAACCTATTACGAAGATATCACCACTCCCGATGCGATCACCGTTCTCTCTGCCATGAAGGAAAACAAAGACGGTGGAGGAAAGTTCTTTGCCCTTGAAGTTTCCTCCCACGCACTCGTACAGAAGAGAGTGGAAGGTGTGAGGTTCGACGTTGGCATCTTCACCAACATATCACGTGATCATCTGGATTTCCACGGAACTTTCGAAAATTATCTGAAGGCCAAACTCCATCTGTTCGATCTTTTGAAGGACGATGGTTTTGCCGTTCTGAACGAATCTTTGTCCGATGCCCTTCATCGAAGGGTAAGGAAGGTCACTTTCGGTACATCCAGAAATGCAAACTACAGACTGGGGAACATCGAAGTGAGTTGGGAGGGAACATCCTTCGTACTGGAAACGCCGGATGGCTTTCTGAAGGTTTTCACAAGAGCCATAGGTGATTTCAACGCGTACAATGCAGCAGCGGCCATAGTCGCTCTTCACCAACTGGGGTTTGATCCAAAAGAACTCGCCGAATCCCTGGAGAGTTTCACGGGGGTTGAAGGAAGATTTGAGGTCGTGAAAGCGGCAAAAAAATTGGGCTTCAACGTCATCGTTGATTTCGCCCATTCACCGGATGCCCTGGAAAAACTGTTAAAAAACGTCAGAAAGATATCGAAGGGAAGAGTGATCGTTGTGTTCGGGGCGGGGGGGAACAGCGATAGAGGCAAACGCCCCATGATGTCGAGGATTGCTTCCGAACTTGCAGATGTGGTGATACTCACGACGGACGATCCAAGAGGTGAAGATCCAGAACAAATAATGGAGGATCTGATAAAAGGGGTGGACAAGAACAAGCCCTATCTTGTGCTCTTCGATAGAAAGGAAGCCATAGAGACAGCCCTCACGATAGCGAACAGGGGAGACACCGTTGTCGTCGCCGGTAGGGGTCACGAAAAGTACCAGATAATAAGTGACGAAAAGAAGATCCCGTTCCATGATAGAGAGGTGATTGAAGAGATACTGAGAGAAAAATTGAGGGGGAGGAAATTCGTCCAGTGA
- the murF gene encoding UDP-N-acetylmuramoyl-tripeptide--D-alanyl-D-alanine ligase — MKELLGRRFVLNSKEVKKGDVFVAVKGKRFDGHDFIDEALKRGAHAVIAERAVMRSDRIVLVKNTVETLAELARLKLNVSPKTIIGITGSNGKTTTKEILYELLKRKRSVFKTPGNMNTEYGLPLSILNEYGGEEILVLEMAANKKGDIAHLCSIAPPDVAVLLNVGSAHLEFFKSRENIMEAKLEIVKHSKKDSTVVTLFDDDDLRKKVPILRENVLFFGTKGGDVFLEDWWYYENSTISEYRMFGSSFTIKLPGFWNRGQLLNLAASLCVMRILGEKVDIIELSNLKVVPGRFNVKEVEGVRIIDDTYNASPEAFQMAIEALLKFPGRKFAVVGAMKELGEESKKLHEMLGKQLDALDGVYVFSTEPEAGWIKTRKKVLETDSAEEIARDLSTKVRKGDAVLFKASRAVRIERVLEIFERELKKG; from the coding sequence GTGAAGGAGCTCCTTGGAAGAAGATTCGTTCTGAACTCAAAAGAGGTGAAGAAAGGAGACGTTTTCGTCGCTGTAAAGGGAAAAAGATTCGATGGTCACGATTTCATAGATGAGGCTCTAAAACGCGGTGCTCATGCTGTCATAGCAGAAAGAGCAGTAATGCGCTCGGACAGGATCGTTCTTGTCAAAAACACGGTGGAAACGTTGGCAGAACTTGCCCGCCTGAAATTGAACGTCTCTCCGAAAACGATAATTGGAATAACAGGCTCGAACGGAAAAACAACAACGAAGGAAATCCTTTACGAACTTCTGAAGAGAAAAAGGAGTGTTTTCAAAACCCCCGGCAACATGAACACGGAGTATGGCCTTCCCCTTTCCATACTGAACGAGTACGGTGGAGAGGAGATTCTTGTTCTTGAGATGGCCGCAAACAAAAAAGGGGACATCGCACATCTGTGTAGTATAGCACCCCCCGACGTGGCGGTTTTGCTGAACGTGGGAAGTGCCCACCTGGAATTCTTCAAAAGCAGGGAAAACATCATGGAAGCCAAACTCGAAATCGTAAAACACTCGAAGAAAGATTCTACTGTCGTCACACTCTTTGACGATGACGACCTGAGAAAGAAGGTGCCAATTCTTAGAGAAAACGTGTTGTTCTTTGGAACAAAGGGTGGAGATGTCTTTTTAGAAGACTGGTGGTACTACGAAAACTCCACCATCTCTGAGTACCGGATGTTCGGTTCATCTTTCACGATCAAATTACCGGGGTTCTGGAACAGAGGACAACTTCTCAATCTCGCTGCCTCACTCTGTGTCATGAGGATCCTTGGAGAGAAGGTGGACATTATCGAGTTATCCAACCTGAAGGTCGTTCCGGGGAGATTCAACGTGAAGGAAGTGGAAGGAGTGAGGATCATCGACGACACCTACAACGCCAGTCCAGAAGCCTTTCAAATGGCGATAGAGGCGCTTCTCAAATTCCCCGGCAGAAAGTTCGCCGTTGTGGGAGCGATGAAAGAGCTTGGAGAGGAATCGAAGAAACTTCATGAAATGCTTGGAAAACAACTCGATGCTCTGGATGGTGTGTACGTGTTTTCAACGGAACCCGAGGCGGGGTGGATAAAAACCAGAAAGAAGGTGCTCGAAACAGACAGTGCGGAGGAGATCGCCAGAGATCTCTCCACGAAAGTCAGGAAAGGAGACGCTGTGCTCTTCAAAGCCTCCAGAGCGGTTAGAATAGAAAGAGTTCTGGAGATCTTCGAAAGGGAGCTGAAAAAAGGATGA
- the mraY gene encoding phospho-N-acetylmuramoyl-pentapeptide-transferase codes for MIAASFLLNLLIYPFLINLFRKKSVGQYIRKEGPDLHGYKEGTPTMGGILFVLIGLLFGALLKENSVILTGAFLFFLIGFLDDFLSIAKKNSTGLRAYQKALLQLVAASVVIAFARPEMAVDFFGIKLEMGVWYYLLALIVIVGSSNAMNLTDGLDGLAGWVYISGAIPYWFFLKEKGFSENIIILLCAGVLAFLIFNSKPARIFMGDTGSIALGGTLGVVSVLTKTEFYLILFFPILVVETLSVILQVLSFKLFKRRIFRMSPLHHHFELLGWKEEKIVAVFTVFNLISSLIALEAFGVIG; via the coding sequence ATGATAGCAGCAAGCTTTCTTTTGAACCTTCTGATCTATCCGTTCCTGATAAACCTGTTCAGAAAAAAGAGTGTGGGACAGTACATAAGAAAGGAAGGCCCCGATCTTCATGGATACAAAGAAGGAACACCGACGATGGGAGGCATTCTGTTCGTCCTGATCGGACTTTTGTTTGGCGCGCTTTTAAAAGAAAATAGTGTGATCCTCACCGGAGCATTTTTGTTCTTTCTCATAGGTTTTCTCGATGATTTCCTCAGCATTGCAAAGAAAAACTCCACCGGTCTGAGAGCGTATCAGAAGGCTCTCCTTCAACTCGTCGCTGCTTCCGTTGTGATCGCTTTTGCCCGGCCAGAAATGGCCGTCGATTTCTTCGGTATCAAACTGGAAATGGGCGTTTGGTACTACCTGCTTGCACTGATCGTGATCGTGGGAAGTTCGAACGCAATGAACCTGACCGACGGGCTCGATGGCCTTGCAGGATGGGTCTACATCAGTGGAGCCATTCCGTACTGGTTCTTTCTCAAAGAGAAGGGTTTTTCAGAGAACATCATCATCCTTCTGTGTGCGGGAGTTCTGGCTTTTCTCATCTTCAACTCTAAACCAGCCAGGATCTTCATGGGTGATACGGGATCTATTGCACTGGGTGGGACGCTGGGTGTTGTCTCCGTTCTCACCAAGACGGAGTTCTACCTGATCCTGTTTTTCCCGATACTGGTTGTTGAAACACTGAGCGTGATCCTTCAGGTTCTGTCCTTCAAACTCTTCAAAAGAAGAATCTTCAGGATGTCACCCCTTCATCATCATTTCGAGCTTCTCGGCTGGAAGGAAGAAAAGATCGTGGCGGTCTTCACCGTTTTCAATCTGATATCTTCTCTGATAGCCCTCGAGGCCTTCGGGGTGATAGGATGA
- the murD gene encoding UDP-N-acetylmuramoyl-L-alanine--D-glutamate ligase, whose protein sequence is MRIGLLGFGKSNRALLDYLLENGEVEIFVSEEKRLDDDTKSYLRKCGVDFEEEGNTEKLLDCDVVYVSPGVKPRSDIVKKLLAGGVNISTELQFFLDRADKEKVIGITGTNGKSTSAALMHHALSHQGLKVFLGGNFGTPAVEALGEDYDYYVLEMSSFQLFWCERPRVSRFVLLNISEDHLDWHSSFKEYLNSKLKPAFFQEEKDTFVYNKNIETLEDLSRVKSKKIPFWTEDTFVEENRLVLQGRSFPLPGSYPHQMKENILAVSVLYNELFGDVEGFLDSLRSFKLLPHRMEFLGKIKGRSFYNDSKATSTHAVLGALSNFDRVVLIMCGIGKKENYSVFIERAKPRVKHLIVFGEIYRDLKPFLNDVPYSTASDLEEAFRKAFEVSEEGDVVLFSPGGASFDMYENYAKRGEHFREIFERYKKEEGES, encoded by the coding sequence ATGAGGATAGGTCTTCTTGGATTCGGAAAGAGCAACAGAGCACTTCTGGACTATCTTCTGGAAAATGGGGAAGTTGAGATCTTCGTGAGCGAAGAGAAAAGACTCGATGACGATACGAAGAGTTATCTGAGAAAGTGCGGCGTTGATTTTGAGGAGGAAGGCAACACCGAGAAACTTCTGGACTGTGATGTCGTGTACGTCAGTCCCGGTGTGAAACCTCGCTCGGACATCGTCAAAAAACTGCTTGCAGGTGGTGTGAACATATCCACAGAACTTCAGTTTTTTCTGGACAGAGCAGACAAAGAAAAGGTTATAGGCATCACCGGAACGAACGGAAAGAGCACTTCTGCTGCTTTAATGCACCATGCCCTCTCACATCAGGGGCTGAAGGTCTTTCTGGGTGGAAACTTCGGAACACCCGCTGTGGAGGCGCTCGGAGAAGATTACGACTATTACGTTCTGGAGATGAGCAGTTTTCAACTCTTCTGGTGTGAAAGACCTCGAGTTTCCAGGTTTGTACTTTTGAACATATCGGAGGATCATCTGGACTGGCATTCTTCGTTCAAAGAGTATCTCAACTCGAAATTGAAACCCGCTTTCTTCCAAGAAGAGAAGGACACATTCGTGTACAACAAGAACATAGAGACTCTGGAAGACCTGAGCAGAGTGAAATCGAAAAAGATCCCGTTTTGGACAGAGGACACCTTCGTTGAAGAAAACAGATTGGTCCTCCAGGGAAGAAGTTTTCCACTACCAGGATCCTATCCGCACCAGATGAAGGAGAACATCCTGGCGGTTTCCGTTCTGTACAATGAACTTTTCGGTGATGTAGAAGGATTTCTGGACTCTCTCAGAAGTTTCAAACTCCTTCCTCACAGGATGGAGTTTCTCGGAAAGATAAAGGGAAGATCCTTCTACAACGATTCCAAGGCAACTTCCACCCACGCTGTTTTAGGGGCTCTTTCGAACTTCGACAGAGTCGTTTTGATAATGTGTGGCATCGGAAAAAAGGAAAACTACTCTGTGTTCATAGAGAGGGCAAAACCCAGAGTGAAACATCTGATCGTGTTCGGTGAGATTTACAGAGATCTCAAACCGTTTCTGAACGATGTTCCTTACAGCACTGCCTCTGATCTGGAAGAGGCGTTCAGAAAGGCATTCGAGGTGTCAGAAGAAGGAGACGTGGTCCTGTTCAGCCCGGGCGGTGCCAGTTTCGACATGTACGAAAACTACGCAAAGAGGGGGGAACATTTCAGAGAAATCTTCGAAAGATACAAAAAAGAGGAGGGTGAGTCTTGA